A genomic stretch from Colwellia sp. Arc7-635 includes:
- a CDS encoding L-serine ammonia-lyase translates to MISVFDMFSIGIGPSSSHTVGPMKAAKLFVENLIAAGKLAETDRVKCELFGSLGQTGIGHGTGKAVILGLTGQSPETIPVDSIESTLAAVVASEKINLNMQHLIAFPKSDAIIYHRRKTLPAHSNAMTLFAYSGDSIIFEETYYSIGGGFIVKDCDFEKEKDKALSTHANIDRPHRFNSADELLQLANEKGLSISTIMMDNEKCLQDEASIRSGLVEIWDAMKASIARGMVTEGILPGGLKVLRRAPALHRALSVEKNNDPLSAMDWVNLFALAVNEENAAGSRVVTAPTNGAAGILPAVLSYYDKFINPVGEEECVRYLLTAAAIGILYKTNATISGAEGGCQAEVGVACSMAAGALTEIMGGSPVQVENAAEIGMEHNLGLTCDPVGGLVQVPCIERNAMGSVKAINASRLALRGTGKQKVSLDKVIKTMWDTGNDMKTKYKETSRGGLAVNITEC, encoded by the coding sequence ATGATTAGTGTATTTGATATGTTTTCAATTGGAATTGGTCCTTCCAGTTCTCATACCGTTGGCCCAATGAAAGCTGCGAAGCTGTTTGTTGAAAATCTTATAGCTGCGGGTAAATTAGCTGAGACCGATCGTGTTAAGTGTGAGTTGTTTGGTTCACTCGGTCAAACGGGTATCGGTCACGGTACCGGTAAAGCCGTTATTTTAGGATTAACAGGACAAAGTCCTGAAACTATCCCTGTTGACTCTATAGAATCAACATTAGCTGCCGTTGTAGCAAGCGAAAAAATTAACCTCAACATGCAGCATTTAATTGCCTTCCCTAAATCAGATGCCATTATTTATCACCGAAGAAAAACGCTACCTGCACATTCTAATGCCATGACATTATTTGCCTACAGTGGTGACAGCATTATTTTTGAAGAAACTTACTATTCTATCGGTGGTGGCTTTATTGTTAAAGATTGTGATTTCGAAAAAGAAAAAGACAAAGCATTGTCAACGCACGCCAACATTGACCGCCCTCACCGCTTCAACAGCGCTGACGAATTATTACAACTGGCAAACGAAAAAGGCTTAAGCATTAGTACCATCATGATGGACAACGAAAAATGCTTACAAGACGAAGCATCTATTCGCTCTGGTCTGGTCGAAATTTGGGATGCGATGAAAGCGAGTATTGCTCGCGGTATGGTAACTGAAGGTATATTACCTGGCGGCTTGAAAGTTTTAAGAAGAGCACCAGCACTACACAGAGCGTTGTCAGTTGAAAAAAACAATGATCCTCTTTCAGCGATGGATTGGGTCAATTTATTTGCTTTAGCAGTAAATGAAGAAAATGCAGCTGGTAGCCGTGTGGTTACAGCACCAACCAATGGGGCTGCAGGTATTCTTCCAGCGGTATTGTCATATTACGACAAGTTCATTAACCCCGTTGGCGAAGAAGAATGTGTGCGTTATTTATTAACCGCAGCAGCGATTGGTATTTTATATAAGACTAATGCCACTATTTCAGGCGCAGAAGGCGGTTGTCAGGCAGAGGTTGGTGTTGCATGTTCAATGGCCGCAGGTGCATTAACTGAAATCATGGGTGGTTCACCAGTACAAGTGGAAAATGCGGCAGAAATTGGTATGGAACATAATTTAGGCCTAACTTGCGATCCTGTGGGCGGTTTAGTACAAGTTCCTTGCATTGAACGTAATGCTATGGGCTCTGTTAAGGCCATTAATGCTTCGCGCTTGGCACTTAGAGGTACTGGTAAGCAAAAGGTATCGCTAGATAAAGTGATCAAAACCATGTGGGATACAGGCAACGACATGAAAACTAAATATAAAGAAACATCACGTGGTGGTTTAGCCGTTAACATTACGGAATGTTAA
- a CDS encoding CoA pyrophosphatase: MTKDEFIQRFQMQPLPTSVHTFRYQHKLKSAAVLIPIVSNQNRLDVLLTKRASHLTHHPGQISFPGGKVEPYDNDITATALRETQEEIGLQSTFIDVLGQLKPYQTISGYEITPIVAMVTGNGSYKIDENEVSEVFQVPLSHFLQRQHHIQVPFYHQGIHHNVHFMPYQQYNIWGATAAILHDLSVLLNHNG, encoded by the coding sequence ATGACTAAAGATGAATTTATACAGCGCTTTCAAATGCAGCCTTTACCCACTTCTGTGCACACATTTCGCTATCAGCATAAGCTAAAAAGTGCCGCCGTATTAATTCCTATTGTTAGCAATCAAAACAGACTTGATGTGCTGTTAACTAAACGCGCGAGTCATCTAACTCATCACCCAGGGCAAATCAGTTTTCCGGGTGGAAAAGTTGAACCTTACGATAATGACATAACCGCGACAGCATTGCGTGAAACACAGGAAGAAATTGGCCTGCAGTCGACATTTATTGATGTACTTGGGCAACTGAAACCTTACCAAACTATTTCTGGTTACGAAATAACTCCTATTGTAGCTATGGTGACAGGAAACGGTAGCTACAAAATTGACGAGAACGAAGTATCGGAAGTATTCCAAGTACCGTTATCACACTTTTTGCAACGCCAGCATCATATTCAGGTTCCCTTTTATCATCAAGGCATACATCACAATGTACACTTTATGCCTTATCAGCAATATAATATTTGGGGAGCAACCGCGGCTATATTGCATGATTTAAGTGTTTTATTAAATCATAATGGTTAA
- the pabB gene encoding aminodeoxychorismate synthase component I yields MPNHSLKQLSAELLSLDVRFDSQSLFTTLAEQPWAMWLDSCESEHVDSRYDIIVWQPSITLTTLGDMTTVKNRLDNSQYQSDEDPLLLLKREQSTYFSTINLCSNDLPFKGGAVGYFAYDLGKRFEVIQQKNNKDIAIPEMAIGIYQQAVIYDRKLEQCWLLCLDDQRDALIDFFQHALIKNNPLSEKSRQTNAPQHFSEPSFKLTTPWQSNMQPAQYREKFKHVHDYLLSGDCYQINLAQRFTAQYTGNEYQAYCALRKANKAPFSAFLRFENSAILSISPERFLQLNGNKVQSKPIKGTRPRSSDAVRDQANADELQQASKDRAENLMIVDLLRNDISRVCIPGTVTVPALFNIESFPAVHHLVSTVEGEIKPEYDGSDLLRASFPGGSITGAPKIRAMDIIEELEPNQRSIYCGSIGYLSACGNMDTSITIRTLVCQNKQIHCWAGGGIVADSNVDSEYQETYDKVNKILPILSKLNLDS; encoded by the coding sequence TTGCCAAACCATTCATTAAAACAGCTTTCCGCAGAATTGTTATCCCTTGATGTAAGGTTTGATAGCCAATCTCTTTTCACTACGCTTGCAGAACAGCCTTGGGCGATGTGGTTAGACTCATGTGAGAGTGAACATGTAGATAGTCGCTATGACATTATTGTTTGGCAACCTAGCATTACATTGACCACCCTTGGTGATATGACTACGGTTAAAAACCGACTTGATAATAGCCAATATCAAAGCGATGAAGACCCTTTGTTATTATTGAAACGTGAGCAAAGCACTTATTTTAGTACGATTAATCTTTGCTCAAACGACCTGCCATTTAAAGGTGGTGCTGTTGGCTATTTTGCTTACGATTTGGGTAAGCGCTTTGAAGTTATTCAGCAGAAAAACAATAAAGATATTGCGATACCTGAAATGGCAATTGGGATATATCAACAAGCAGTGATCTACGATCGAAAGCTAGAACAATGTTGGTTGCTATGCCTTGATGATCAAAGGGACGCTCTTATCGACTTTTTTCAGCATGCCCTTATCAAAAATAATCCCTTAAGCGAAAAGAGTAGACAAACAAATGCGCCACAGCACTTTTCTGAGCCTAGCTTCAAACTCACTACGCCGTGGCAATCAAATATGCAACCTGCGCAATATCGAGAAAAGTTTAAGCATGTACATGATTACTTACTTTCTGGTGATTGCTACCAAATTAACTTAGCTCAACGGTTTACTGCGCAATATACTGGCAATGAGTATCAAGCTTATTGTGCTTTAAGAAAAGCAAACAAAGCGCCGTTCTCTGCTTTTTTACGCTTTGAAAACAGTGCTATTTTAAGTATTTCTCCCGAACGATTCTTACAATTGAATGGCAATAAAGTCCAAAGTAAGCCAATTAAGGGCACTCGCCCTCGCAGTAGCGATGCAGTAAGAGATCAAGCCAACGCCGACGAATTACAACAAGCGAGTAAAGACCGAGCTGAAAATTTAATGATTGTTGACTTGCTGCGTAACGATATCAGCCGTGTTTGTATCCCTGGTACCGTGACTGTACCGGCATTATTTAATATTGAAAGTTTCCCTGCTGTACATCACTTGGTTAGTACCGTTGAAGGTGAAATAAAGCCTGAATATGACGGTAGTGACCTGTTACGTGCCTCTTTCCCTGGAGGTTCAATTACTGGTGCACCGAAAATTAGGGCAATGGATATCATTGAAGAGCTAGAGCCAAATCAACGTAGTATTTATTGTGGCTCTATCGGCTATCTCTCTGCTTGCGGTAATATGGATACCAGTATTACCATACGAACATTGGTTTGCCAAAATAAGCAAATACATTGCTGGGCCGGTGGCGGTATCGTCGCAGATTCAAATGTTGACAGTGAGTATCAAGAAACTTACGATAAAGTGAATAAGATTTTACCCATTTTAAGTAAACTCAACTTAGATTCTTGA